The Epilithonimonas zeae genome contains a region encoding:
- a CDS encoding tetratricopeptide repeat protein, whose product MKTNMKIKGLLLGFSLMTVGMISAQNSPATNAEIETLNQKIVTNPSDTEALVGLATAYQNANDWTSAIATWNKITAILPDWAPAYYSIGYANQSAKNNAGAKAAYEQYIAKVKPEEVDAAKQNLAYAYFFIAFQEKDTDKEKAKQYIAKSLQYDGSNQDALNLSKSLMN is encoded by the coding sequence ATGAAAACGAATATGAAAATTAAAGGACTATTATTAGGGTTCTCATTAATGACAGTAGGAATGATTAGTGCACAAAATAGCCCGGCAACTAATGCGGAGATAGAAACTCTTAATCAGAAAATAGTTACAAATCCAAGTGATACAGAAGCTTTGGTGGGATTAGCAACAGCTTATCAAAATGCTAACGATTGGACATCTGCTATCGCAACTTGGAATAAAATCACAGCAATTCTTCCAGATTGGGCTCCAGCATATTACAGTATTGGTTATGCCAATCAATCAGCTAAAAATAATGCTGGTGCAAAAGCTGCTTACGAGCAATATATCGCCAAGGTTAAACCAGAAGAAGTGGATGCTGCGAAGCAAAACTTAGCTTATGCTTATTTCTTCATCGCTTTCCAAGAAAAGGATACAGATAAGGAAAAAGCAAAACAATATATCGCAAAATCTTTGCAGTATGACGGCTCAAACCAAGATGCGCTTAACTTAAGCAAAAGCTTGATGAACTAG
- a CDS encoding DUF4349 domain-containing protein, which produces MKKLILTAVILSTLTMCKKADLQEANHTIANADSLMDKASETVNNLDSNANAVLDSVNLKARDLIKNKEDIEKAFENSKNKIDSISENVEQFKKDIENKKVTTTINSIQEKIKKEIPKPKTVTKVIYKDKPVKKEPVAPVNAMVKNGSVELNVDNISLAKQSVRDIISKYDGIINTENLVSNDEFQTLYLTTKVPYDKFDYLVEDLSMLGSIHNKNLEVKGDSYNPNKLCSLDITLYDNHFKPKESENQSFGEKSADAISSGWKVIGDILLFLLPFWPVFLIGGIGYYLYKKKYGNGNHNLPNKDSGENS; this is translated from the coding sequence ATGAAAAAATTAATATTGACCGCCGTTATTTTGAGCACACTTACGATGTGTAAAAAAGCAGATTTACAAGAAGCTAATCATACAATTGCCAATGCAGATTCTTTAATGGATAAAGCCTCTGAAACAGTAAATAATCTGGATTCCAATGCCAATGCTGTTTTGGATTCAGTCAATCTGAAAGCTAGAGATTTGATTAAAAATAAAGAAGACATCGAAAAAGCTTTTGAGAATAGCAAAAATAAAATCGATTCTATTTCTGAGAATGTTGAGCAATTCAAAAAAGATATTGAAAATAAAAAAGTCACCACAACGATTAACTCTATCCAAGAGAAAATCAAAAAAGAAATTCCGAAACCAAAAACCGTCACCAAAGTTATCTACAAAGATAAACCTGTCAAAAAAGAACCGGTCGCACCAGTTAACGCAATGGTGAAAAATGGTTCTGTTGAACTGAATGTTGACAATATTTCTTTAGCAAAGCAATCGGTAAGAGATATTATCAGTAAATATGATGGAATTATCAACACAGAAAATCTGGTGAGTAATGATGAGTTTCAGACTTTGTATTTGACGACAAAAGTTCCTTATGATAAATTCGATTATTTGGTAGAAGATTTATCAATGTTGGGTAGTATTCACAACAAAAATTTAGAAGTCAAAGGTGATTCTTACAATCCTAATAAACTTTGCAGTCTGGACATTACTTTGTACGATAATCATTTCAAACCAAAAGAATCCGAGAATCAAAGTTTTGGAGAAAAATCTGCAGATGCAATTTCTTCCGGCTGGAAAGTAATTGGAGATATTTTACTGTTCCTTCTACCCTTTTGGCCGGTTTTTCTGATTGGTGGTATTGGATATTATTTATACAAAAAGAAATATGGTAACGGAAATCACAATCTACCAAACAAAGATTCTGGTGAGAACTCCTAA